In Fusobacterium sp. SYSU M8D902, one genomic interval encodes:
- a CDS encoding S1-like domain-containing RNA-binding protein: MIKIGKRQRLVINNFASVGAYLDAGTGDSKDNILLPNNELEDRDLKEGDEVEVLVYMDSEDRPVATFRKTEALVGTLAKLEVTDVHPTLGAFMDWGLKKELLLPKRQQETDVEVGKRYLVGIYEDSKGRLSATMKIYKFLLPSTSMKKNDIVSGTVYRINDEIGVFVAVEDRYFGLIPKNEYFKNYKIGDEIEARVIRVREDGKLDLSPRELAYIQLDKDAELILEKMRILKDSFRFNDKTTPEQIVDYFNMSKKAFKRAVGNLLKQGKIEKTEDGYFKLVSKK, from the coding sequence ATGATAAAAATAGGAAAAAGACAGAGATTGGTTATAAATAATTTTGCTAGTGTTGGGGCGTACCTTGATGCTGGAACAGGTGATAGTAAGGATAATATACTTTTACCTAACAATGAATTAGAGGATAGAGATTTAAAAGAGGGAGACGAGGTTGAAGTTCTAGTTTATATGGACTCTGAAGATAGACCAGTGGCAACTTTTAGAAAGACAGAAGCTTTAGTAGGAACTTTAGCTAAGTTAGAGGTAACAGATGTTCACCCAACTTTAGGAGCTTTTATGGATTGGGGATTGAAGAAGGAGTTACTTCTACCTAAAAGACAGCAGGAGACTGATGTTGAAGTTGGAAAAAGATATTTAGTAGGAATTTATGAGGATAGTAAGGGTAGACTTTCAGCTACAATGAAGATATATAAATTCTTATTACCAAGTACATCAATGAAGAAAAATGATATAGTTTCAGGAACAGTATATAGAATAAATGATGAGATTGGTGTTTTTGTTGCTGTAGAGGATAGATATTTTGGATTAATACCAAAAAATGAGTACTTCAAAAACTATAAGATAGGTGATGAAATAGAAGCGAGAGTAATAAGAGTAAGAGAAGATGGAAAATTGGATCTTTCTCCTAGAGAACTTGCTTATATCCAATTAGATAAAGATGCTGAGCTAATACTTGAAAAAATGAGAATTTTAAAAGATAGTTTCAGATTCAATGACAAAACTACTCCAGAACAGATAGTGGACTATTTTAATATGAGTAAAAAAGCATTTAAAAGAGCTGTTGGAAATCTATTAAAACAGGGGAAAATAGAGAAAACAGAGGACGGATATTTTAAATTGGTTTCAAAAAAATAA
- a CDS encoding DUF5684 domain-containing protein — MIGLIILIIVLAGMWKAFTKAGLQGWTSLIPIYNVYLMITVLAKLSWWYILLLIIPIVNFFVVIKININIAKNFKISSPVLFGLGLTFLGFIFYPILGFGNYDFATGDEAEIID; from the coding sequence ATGATTGGTTTAATTATTTTAATCATTGTTCTAGCAGGAATGTGGAAAGCTTTTACAAAGGCAGGATTACAGGGGTGGACATCATTAATTCCAATTTATAATGTGTATTTAATGATAACAGTTTTAGCTAAATTGAGTTGGTGGTATATTCTACTTCTAATAATACCAATAGTGAACTTCTTTGTAGTTATAAAGATAAATATAAATATTGCTAAAAACTTCAAAATAAGCTCACCTGTATTATTTGGTTTAGGACTTACATTTTTAGGATTTATTTTCTATCCAATATTGGGATTTGGAAACTATGATTTTGCTACTGGAGATGAAGCAGAAATAATAGATTAA
- a CDS encoding M20 family metallopeptidase: MSVKTVFDSINKDWLIETRRDLHKIPELDFQLPRTIAYVTHILDELGIKYRVGVGKSGIVADIEGQDKDKTIALRADMDALPILECSSKGYKSTIDGQMHACGHDVHTAILLGVGKALSENREVLPCNVRLIFQPAEETSGGALPMIEDGCLEGVDAIYGLHVDPTIECGVVGIKYGAYCASSTDVKIEIEGKSCHGAYPSQGVDAIVTACSIITSLQSIISRNIDSRDSAVLSLGKINGGDKENIVAQRVVASGTLRTLSNDVKVRAKERIKEMVENSAKAYGAVGKVSYADGYSALVNHDEYVDIVKANAKELLGEKGVYEKKLANMGVEDFAYYVEKVPGAFFNLGVGNISKGIVAPLHNDKFDIDEDSLELGVKLQVLNIFSTYKKLTLNCQ; this comes from the coding sequence ATGAGCGTAAAAACAGTATTTGATAGCATTAATAAAGATTGGTTAATTGAGACAAGAAGAGATCTACATAAGATACCAGAATTAGATTTTCAACTTCCAAGGACAATAGCATATGTAACTCATATTTTAGATGAATTGGGAATTAAATATAGAGTTGGAGTAGGAAAATCAGGTATAGTAGCAGATATAGAGGGGCAAGATAAGGATAAAACTATAGCTTTAAGAGCTGATATGGACGCATTGCCAATATTAGAGTGTAGTAGTAAGGGGTATAAGTCTACTATAGATGGTCAGATGCATGCCTGTGGACATGATGTACATACAGCAATACTTTTAGGTGTTGGAAAAGCATTGTCAGAAAATAGAGAGGTATTACCTTGTAATGTAAGATTAATTTTTCAACCAGCTGAAGAGACAAGTGGAGGAGCTCTACCTATGATAGAAGATGGTTGCCTAGAAGGTGTAGATGCAATCTATGGTTTACATGTAGATCCTACAATAGAGTGTGGAGTAGTTGGAATAAAATATGGAGCTTATTGTGCCTCGTCAACTGATGTAAAGATAGAGATAGAGGGAAAAAGTTGTCATGGAGCTTACCCTAGTCAAGGTGTAGATGCCATTGTTACAGCTTGTAGTATAATTACATCACTTCAAAGCATTATCAGTAGAAATATAGATTCAAGAGATTCAGCTGTACTTAGTTTAGGGAAGATAAATGGTGGAGATAAAGAAAATATAGTAGCTCAAAGAGTTGTAGCTTCAGGAACATTGAGAACACTATCCAACGATGTAAAAGTAAGAGCTAAAGAGAGAATAAAAGAGATGGTAGAGAATTCAGCTAAAGCTTATGGTGCAGTGGGAAAAGTGTCATATGCTGATGGATACTCCGCTCTTGTAAATCATGACGAATATGTGGATATAGTCAAAGCAAATGCTAAAGAGCTATTGGGAGAAAAGGGAGTTTATGAAAAGAAATTGGCTAATATGGGAGTTGAAGATTTTGCTTACTATGTTGAAAAAGTGCCAGGAGCTTTCTTTAATTTAGGTGTTGGAAATATTTCTAAAGGTATAGTAGCACCACTTCACAATGATAAGTTTGATATAGATGAAGATAGTTTAGAGTTAGGAGTAAAGTTACAAGTTTTAAATATTTTTTCAACATATAAAAAACTAACTTTAAATTGTCAGTAA
- a CDS encoding aminopeptidase P family protein produces the protein MFDKNVYIERREGLKSLLKSGVVILPGNQESPRNYRGNNYHFEQDASFLYYFGMNVPNLIGVIDVDNNKEYIFGTDFTLDDIVWMGEQKLLKSFAEDVGINNFVEMTEFSQFANSLLEEKRELLFLPQYRSETTMQLSKYFKIDPFNFNNFASEKLILSVVEQRNTKSALEISEIEKAVNITREMHLKAMEVVKPGMKEYEVVAALEEVAARYNASTSFHTIFTRNGQILHNHYHGNTLQEGDLVVLDAGARIENGYCGDMTTSFPVSGKFTDVQKDIYSLLIEMFEKAEELIKPGITYKKVHLEVCKVLTEGMKKRGLMKGDTEEAVKAGAHALFFPHGLGHMLGLDVHDMEALGENYVGYEDFPREMQFGLKSLRLARKLRPGYVFTVEPGIYFIPELVRRWKEANKFTEYLNYEEIEKYLSFGGMRYEGDFLITETGARRLGDKMPKYPHEVEACINR, from the coding sequence ATGTTTGATAAAAATGTATATATCGAAAGAAGAGAAGGATTGAAATCTCTTTTAAAATCTGGTGTTGTAATTTTACCTGGAAATCAAGAATCACCTAGAAACTACAGAGGAAATAACTATCACTTTGAGCAAGATGCTAGTTTTTTATATTATTTTGGTATGAATGTTCCAAATCTTATAGGAGTAATTGATGTTGACAATAATAAGGAGTATATTTTTGGTACTGATTTTACTCTTGATGATATTGTTTGGATGGGAGAACAAAAATTATTAAAATCTTTTGCTGAAGATGTTGGAATAAATAATTTTGTTGAAATGACAGAGTTTTCTCAATTTGCTAACTCACTTTTAGAGGAGAAAAGAGAACTACTATTTTTACCACAATATAGAAGTGAAACTACTATGCAATTGAGCAAATACTTTAAAATTGACCCATTTAATTTTAATAATTTTGCATCTGAAAAACTTATTCTAAGTGTTGTTGAACAGAGAAACACAAAATCAGCTCTAGAGATCTCTGAAATTGAGAAAGCTGTAAATATAACAAGAGAGATGCATCTCAAAGCTATGGAAGTAGTTAAGCCTGGAATGAAAGAGTATGAAGTAGTAGCCGCCCTTGAAGAGGTTGCAGCTAGATACAATGCCTCTACATCTTTCCACACTATATTCACAAGAAACGGTCAGATACTACATAATCACTATCATGGTAACACTTTACAAGAGGGAGATCTAGTAGTATTAGATGCTGGTGCTAGAATCGAGAATGGATATTGTGGTGATATGACAACTTCTTTCCCTGTTTCTGGTAAGTTTACTGATGTACAAAAAGATATTTATTCACTTTTGATAGAGATGTTTGAAAAGGCTGAAGAGCTTATCAAACCTGGTATAACTTACAAGAAGGTACACCTTGAAGTATGTAAAGTCTTAACTGAAGGAATGAAAAAGAGAGGGCTTATGAAGGGAGATACAGAGGAAGCTGTAAAAGCTGGAGCTCATGCTCTATTTTTCCCACATGGACTAGGTCATATGTTAGGACTTGATGTACATGATATGGAAGCTCTTGGAGAAAACTATGTAGGTTATGAAGATTTTCCTAGAGAGATGCAATTTGGTCTTAAATCATTGAGATTAGCTAGAAAGTTAAGACCTGGTTATGTATTTACTGTTGAACCTGGTATATACTTTATCCCTGAATTAGTAAGAAGATGGAAGGAAGCTAACAAGTTTACTGAGTATCTAAATTATGAAGAGATTGAGAAGTACCTTTCTTTTGGTGGAATGAGATATGAGGGAGATTTCTTGATAACTGAAACAGGAGCAAGAAGATTAGGTGATAAGATGCCTAAATATCCTCACGAAGTTGAAGCATGTATCAATAGATAA
- a CDS encoding glycerophosphodiester phosphodiesterase — protein MSKIFAHRGFSGYYPENTMLAFKKAIEIGVDGIELDVQLTKDNTVVIIHDETIDRTTNGDGLVKSYTYDELKKFDASFNFNNFGFNRIPTLEEYFLLVKDLDIITNIELKTSVYQYLGIEDSVLELIKKYNLEDKVIISSFNHFSILRMKKLAPQIKCGFLSEDWIIDAGKYTFSHQIECYHPRFNNLIPEVIEELKKFNIEINTWTVNDERDMLYLKEKGIDSIITNFPNMAKNLFK, from the coding sequence ATGAGTAAAATTTTTGCCCATAGAGGTTTTAGTGGTTATTATCCTGAAAATACTATGCTAGCTTTTAAAAAAGCTATTGAAATAGGAGTTGATGGTATTGAGTTAGATGTACAATTGACAAAAGATAATACTGTTGTTATTATACACGATGAAACTATTGACAGAACAACCAACGGAGATGGACTAGTTAAATCCTATACATATGATGAATTAAAAAAATTTGATGCTTCCTTTAATTTTAATAACTTTGGTTTTAATAGAATTCCAACTTTAGAAGAGTATTTTTTACTTGTTAAAGACTTAGATATAATTACTAATATTGAGCTTAAAACAAGTGTTTATCAGTATTTAGGAATTGAAGATTCAGTTCTTGAGTTAATAAAAAAATATAACCTAGAAGATAAGGTTATTATATCTAGTTTTAACCACTTTTCTATCTTAAGAATGAAAAAATTAGCACCTCAGATAAAATGTGGTTTTCTCTCTGAAGATTGGATAATTGATGCTGGAAAATATACTTTTTCTCATCAAATTGAGTGTTATCATCCACGTTTCAATAATCTTATTCCTGAAGTTATTGAGGAGTTAAAAAAATTTAATATTGAGATTAATACTTGGACGGTAAATGATGAAAGAGATATGTTATATCTTAAAGAAAAAGGGATAGATTCAATTATTACAAATTTTCCAAATATGGCTAAAAATCTATTTAAGTAA
- a CDS encoding histidinol-phosphatase HisJ family protein: MFINDYHIHSEFSGDSNQNMRDIFEKAISLGLDEIAITDHLEYDIEGMTEKWILNLDKYTKTVLEYQDEYRGKLDIKLGVEVGVQPHTREYLEEQVKKYPFDFVIASTHAINRCDLAWGELQKTRNKEELQRFYFETVLDNVKKYEQFSVYGHMDFVTRYGGPEYRGMDYHMHKDIIDEILRTLIHKGKGIEINTSGYRYKENRFYPCTDIVKRYFELGGEIITIGSDSHIKEYLTLDFDVAYEFLKSIGVSYICGFDKMKPVFKRIK; encoded by the coding sequence ATGTTTATAAATGATTATCATATTCATAGTGAGTTTTCAGGGGATTCTAATCAGAATATGAGAGATATTTTTGAAAAAGCAATCTCTTTAGGTTTAGACGAGATTGCAATAACTGATCATTTAGAGTATGATATTGAAGGAATGACAGAAAAATGGATTTTAAATTTAGATAAATATACTAAAACAGTATTAGAGTATCAAGATGAGTATAGAGGAAAATTAGATATAAAATTGGGTGTAGAAGTGGGAGTACAACCTCATACAAGGGAGTATTTGGAAGAGCAGGTAAAAAAATACCCATTTGATTTTGTAATAGCTTCAACACACGCTATTAATAGATGTGATCTAGCTTGGGGAGAGCTTCAAAAAACAAGAAATAAAGAGGAGTTACAGAGATTTTATTTTGAAACAGTTTTAGATAATGTGAAAAAATATGAACAGTTTTCTGTATATGGTCATATGGATTTTGTAACTAGATATGGTGGACCTGAGTACAGAGGTATGGATTATCATATGCACAAAGATATAATTGATGAGATATTGAGAACACTGATCCATAAGGGAAAGGGGATAGAGATCAATACCTCAGGTTATAGATATAAAGAGAACAGATTTTATCCGTGTACAGATATAGTAAAAAGATATTTTGAATTGGGTGGAGAGATCATAACTATAGGGTCTGATTCACATATTAAAGAGTATCTAACTCTTGACTTTGATGTGGCATACGAGTTCTTAAAAAGTATAGGAGTAAGCTATATTTGTGGATTTGATAAGATGAAACCTGTTTTTAAAAGAATAAAATAA
- a CDS encoding META domain-containing protein: protein MKKSLLMITLIGALLSGCTALEKTSETADKVSTMSKTAQTMLDMNSIKGVEYTLEGSDITVVFDSGKIYGFSGVNRYFGVVEIEGDKVTIDNVASTMMAGEPAKMESEVEYLRKLANVNKIVIEENSISLLGNDKPLKFIKK, encoded by the coding sequence ATGAAAAAATCATTATTGATGATAACACTAATAGGAGCTTTGTTAAGTGGATGTACAGCATTAGAAAAAACAAGTGAGACAGCTGATAAAGTGAGTACAATGAGTAAAACTGCCCAAACTATGTTAGATATGAACTCTATAAAAGGAGTAGAATATACATTGGAAGGATCAGATATTACTGTAGTATTTGATAGTGGAAAGATCTATGGTTTTTCAGGAGTTAATAGATACTTTGGTGTTGTAGAGATAGAAGGAGATAAGGTAACTATTGATAATGTAGCATCTACTATGATGGCTGGAGAACCAGCTAAGATGGAGAGCGAAGTTGAGTATTTAAGAAAATTAGCAAATGTAAATAAAATTGTAATAGAAGAGAACAGCATTTCATTATTAGGAAATGATAAACCATTAAAATTTATAAAAAAATAA